From a region of the Salmo trutta chromosome 10, fSalTru1.1, whole genome shotgun sequence genome:
- the LOC115201745 gene encoding uncharacterized protein LOC115201745 isoform X2, which yields MLPRTSAFLLLSLCLSWGMSASLVRNITPEEEVPEAETMFKDDTIAAAAADTEVFAAAVDIRVEADTVVADSLVVDDTPAAVDIQVEGDTVVADSLVVDDTPAAVDNRVEADTVVADSLVVDDTPAAVDIQVEGDTVVADSLVVDDTPAALDIQVEGDAVVADSLVVDDTPAAVDIRVEGDTVVADSLVVDETPAAVDIQVEADTVVADSLVVDDTPAAVDIQAEGDAVVADSLVVDDTPAAVDIQVEGDTEVADSLVVDDTPAVEEPVEDTPVAEDLVADKPVADIVVAGAFVAKEPVVDSPVADAPLVDAPVMADEVPDTEALMADMPLVEDTAYMDLEALITEAVIKELSAQVEEEDLAKETEIQDAILKDLADQEALEKAMEPIEEEAEAEAPAEDPASPLVPVVEAQEEDSDWGLVSIRESLQAANGYFDSLVELMGGRNGLCQYKCKYGKTPVHRIGYVTPEPNGCSSDLLGFQFDMGIPAMTQCCNQLDSCYDTCGSNKNLCDSKYRSCLHAICSDLKKSLGLVSKVKACESVADALYNTVWTLGCRSFMNSQREACYCEREERDEL from the exons ATGCTGCCTCGCACCTCAGccttcctcctgctctctctctgcctctcctggGGAATGTCTGCTTCTCTGGTCAGGAACATCACTCCTGAAGAGGAAGTCCCAGAAGCAGAAACCATGTTCAAGGATGACAccattgctgctgctgctgctgataccGAGGTCTTTGCTGCTGCTGTAGATATCCGGGTCGAGGCTGATACCGTGGTGGCAGATAGCCTGGTTGTTGATGATACGCCTGCTGCTGTAGATATCCAGGTGGAGGGTGATACCGTGGTGGCAGATAGCCTGGTTGTTGATGATACGCCTGCTGCTGTAGATAACCGGGTCGAGGCTGATACCGTAGTGGCAGATAGCCTGGTTGTTGATGATACGCCTGCTGCTGTAGATATCCAGGTGGAGGGTGATACCGTGGTGGCAGATAGCCTGGTTGTTGATGATACGCCTGCTGCTTTAGATATCCAGGTGGAGGGTGATGCCGTGGTGGCAGATAGCCTGGTTGTTGACGATACGCCTGCTGCTGTAGATATCCGCGTGGAGGGCGATACCGTGGTGGCAGATAGCCTGGTTGTTGATGAAACGCCTGCTGCTGTAGATATCCAGGTGGAGGCTGATACCGTAGTGGCAGATAGCCTGGTTGTTGACGATACGCCTGCTGCTGTAGATATCCAGGCGGAGGGTGATGCCGTAGTGGCAGATAGCCTAGTTGTTGACGATACGCCTGCTGCTGTAGATATCCAGGTGGAGGGTGATACCGAGGTGGCAGATAGCCTGGTTGTTGATGATACACCTGCAGTGGAGGAACCTGTAGAAGACACCCCAGTGGCCGAAGACCTGGTAGCCGACAAGCCTGTTGCAGATATCGTTGTAGCTGGGGCATTTGTAGCCAAGGAACCAGTTGTGGACTCCCCTGTTGCTGATGCTCCGCTAGTAGACGCCCCTGTCATGGCAGATGAAGTCCCAGACACAGAGGCCCTCATGGCGGACATGCCACTGGTGGAAGACACGGCTTACATGGATCTGGAGGCCCTGATAACAGAAGCCGTGATTAAAGAGTTGTCTGCCCAGGTGGAGGAGGAAGACCTCGCTAAAGAGACCGAGATTCAGGACGCCATCTTGAAAGATTTGGCTGACCAGGAGGCCCTTGAAAAAGCGATGGAGCCCATTGAAGAGGAGGCAGAAGCAGAAGCTCCAGCGGAGGATCCAGCCAGCCCTTTGGTACCTGTCGTCGAAGCCCAGGAAGAGGACTCTGACTGGGGCTTGGTTTCCATCAGAGAGAGCCTCCAGGCAGCCAATGGATACTTTGACTCCCTGGTAGAATTGATGGGGGGACGCAATGGATTGTGTCAGTACAAATGCAAATACG GTAAGACACCTGTGCATCGCATTGGTTATGTGACCCCAGAGCCCAATGGTTGCAGCTCTGACCTCCTAGGATTCCAG TTTGACATGGGCATCCCAGCCATGACTCAGTGCTGTAACCAGCTGGACAGTTGCTATGACACCTGTGGCTCCAACAAAAACCTCTGTGATTCCAAGTACCGCTCGTGTCTCCACGCTATTTGCTCTGACCTGAAGAAGAGCCTGGGGCTTGTGTCAAAGGTCAAAG cCTGTGAGTCTGTAGCAGATGCTCTGTACAACACAGTGTGGACGCTGGGCTGCAGATCCTTCATGAACAGCCAGAGGGAAGCATGTtactgtgagagagaggagagggacgagCTGTAG
- the LOC115201745 gene encoding fibrous sheath CABYR-binding protein isoform X3, whose translation MLPRTSAFLLLSLCLSWGMSASLVRNITPEEEVPEAETMFKDDTIAAAAADTEVFAAAVDIRVEADTVVADSLVVDDTPAAVDIQVEGDTVVADSLVVDDTPAAVDNRVEADTVVADSLVVDDTPAAVDIQVEGDTVVADSLVVDDTPAALDIQVEGDAVVADSLVVDDTPAAVDIRVEGDTVVADSLVVDETPAAVDIQVEADTVVADSLVVDDTPAAVDIQAEGDAVVADSLVVDDTPAAVDIQVEGDTEVADSLVVDDTPAVEEPVEDTPVAEDLVADKPVADIVVAGAFVAKEPVVDSPVADAPLVDAPVMADEVPDTEALMADMPLVEDTAYMDLEALITEAVIKELSAQVEEEDLAKETEIQDAILKDLADQEALEKAMEPIEEEAEAEAPAEDPASPLVPVVEAQEEDSDWGLVSIRESLQAANGYFDSLVELMGGRNGLCQYKCKYGKTPVHRIGYVTPEPNGCSSDLLGFQVPDSFDMGIPAMTQCCNQLDSCYDTCGSNKNLCDSKYRSCLHAICSDLKKSLGLVSKVKGHSL comes from the exons ATGCTGCCTCGCACCTCAGccttcctcctgctctctctctgcctctcctggGGAATGTCTGCTTCTCTGGTCAGGAACATCACTCCTGAAGAGGAAGTCCCAGAAGCAGAAACCATGTTCAAGGATGACAccattgctgctgctgctgctgataccGAGGTCTTTGCTGCTGCTGTAGATATCCGGGTCGAGGCTGATACCGTGGTGGCAGATAGCCTGGTTGTTGATGATACGCCTGCTGCTGTAGATATCCAGGTGGAGGGTGATACCGTGGTGGCAGATAGCCTGGTTGTTGATGATACGCCTGCTGCTGTAGATAACCGGGTCGAGGCTGATACCGTAGTGGCAGATAGCCTGGTTGTTGATGATACGCCTGCTGCTGTAGATATCCAGGTGGAGGGTGATACCGTGGTGGCAGATAGCCTGGTTGTTGATGATACGCCTGCTGCTTTAGATATCCAGGTGGAGGGTGATGCCGTGGTGGCAGATAGCCTGGTTGTTGACGATACGCCTGCTGCTGTAGATATCCGCGTGGAGGGCGATACCGTGGTGGCAGATAGCCTGGTTGTTGATGAAACGCCTGCTGCTGTAGATATCCAGGTGGAGGCTGATACCGTAGTGGCAGATAGCCTGGTTGTTGACGATACGCCTGCTGCTGTAGATATCCAGGCGGAGGGTGATGCCGTAGTGGCAGATAGCCTAGTTGTTGACGATACGCCTGCTGCTGTAGATATCCAGGTGGAGGGTGATACCGAGGTGGCAGATAGCCTGGTTGTTGATGATACACCTGCAGTGGAGGAACCTGTAGAAGACACCCCAGTGGCCGAAGACCTGGTAGCCGACAAGCCTGTTGCAGATATCGTTGTAGCTGGGGCATTTGTAGCCAAGGAACCAGTTGTGGACTCCCCTGTTGCTGATGCTCCGCTAGTAGACGCCCCTGTCATGGCAGATGAAGTCCCAGACACAGAGGCCCTCATGGCGGACATGCCACTGGTGGAAGACACGGCTTACATGGATCTGGAGGCCCTGATAACAGAAGCCGTGATTAAAGAGTTGTCTGCCCAGGTGGAGGAGGAAGACCTCGCTAAAGAGACCGAGATTCAGGACGCCATCTTGAAAGATTTGGCTGACCAGGAGGCCCTTGAAAAAGCGATGGAGCCCATTGAAGAGGAGGCAGAAGCAGAAGCTCCAGCGGAGGATCCAGCCAGCCCTTTGGTACCTGTCGTCGAAGCCCAGGAAGAGGACTCTGACTGGGGCTTGGTTTCCATCAGAGAGAGCCTCCAGGCAGCCAATGGATACTTTGACTCCCTGGTAGAATTGATGGGGGGACGCAATGGATTGTGTCAGTACAAATGCAAATACG GTAAGACACCTGTGCATCGCATTGGTTATGTGACCCCAGAGCCCAATGGTTGCAGCTCTGACCTCCTAGGATTCCAGGTACCAGATAGT TTTGACATGGGCATCCCAGCCATGACTCAGTGCTGTAACCAGCTGGACAGTTGCTATGACACCTGTGGCTCCAACAAAAACCTCTGTGATTCCAAGTACCGCTCGTGTCTCCACGCTATTTGCTCTGACCTGAAGAAGAGCCTGGGGCTTGTGTCAAAGGTCAAAGG tcacagcCTGTGA
- the LOC115201745 gene encoding uncharacterized protein LOC115201745 isoform X1, protein MLPRTSAFLLLSLCLSWGMSASLVRNITPEEEVPEAETMFKDDTIAAAAADTEVFAAAVDIRVEADTVVADSLVVDDTPAAVDIQVEGDTVVADSLVVDDTPAAVDNRVEADTVVADSLVVDDTPAAVDIQVEGDTVVADSLVVDDTPAALDIQVEGDAVVADSLVVDDTPAAVDIRVEGDTVVADSLVVDETPAAVDIQVEADTVVADSLVVDDTPAAVDIQAEGDAVVADSLVVDDTPAAVDIQVEGDTEVADSLVVDDTPAVEEPVEDTPVAEDLVADKPVADIVVAGAFVAKEPVVDSPVADAPLVDAPVMADEVPDTEALMADMPLVEDTAYMDLEALITEAVIKELSAQVEEEDLAKETEIQDAILKDLADQEALEKAMEPIEEEAEAEAPAEDPASPLVPVVEAQEEDSDWGLVSIRESLQAANGYFDSLVELMGGRNGLCQYKCKYGKTPVHRIGYVTPEPNGCSSDLLGFQVPDSFDMGIPAMTQCCNQLDSCYDTCGSNKNLCDSKYRSCLHAICSDLKKSLGLVSKVKACESVADALYNTVWTLGCRSFMNSQREACYCEREERDEL, encoded by the exons ATGCTGCCTCGCACCTCAGccttcctcctgctctctctctgcctctcctggGGAATGTCTGCTTCTCTGGTCAGGAACATCACTCCTGAAGAGGAAGTCCCAGAAGCAGAAACCATGTTCAAGGATGACAccattgctgctgctgctgctgataccGAGGTCTTTGCTGCTGCTGTAGATATCCGGGTCGAGGCTGATACCGTGGTGGCAGATAGCCTGGTTGTTGATGATACGCCTGCTGCTGTAGATATCCAGGTGGAGGGTGATACCGTGGTGGCAGATAGCCTGGTTGTTGATGATACGCCTGCTGCTGTAGATAACCGGGTCGAGGCTGATACCGTAGTGGCAGATAGCCTGGTTGTTGATGATACGCCTGCTGCTGTAGATATCCAGGTGGAGGGTGATACCGTGGTGGCAGATAGCCTGGTTGTTGATGATACGCCTGCTGCTTTAGATATCCAGGTGGAGGGTGATGCCGTGGTGGCAGATAGCCTGGTTGTTGACGATACGCCTGCTGCTGTAGATATCCGCGTGGAGGGCGATACCGTGGTGGCAGATAGCCTGGTTGTTGATGAAACGCCTGCTGCTGTAGATATCCAGGTGGAGGCTGATACCGTAGTGGCAGATAGCCTGGTTGTTGACGATACGCCTGCTGCTGTAGATATCCAGGCGGAGGGTGATGCCGTAGTGGCAGATAGCCTAGTTGTTGACGATACGCCTGCTGCTGTAGATATCCAGGTGGAGGGTGATACCGAGGTGGCAGATAGCCTGGTTGTTGATGATACACCTGCAGTGGAGGAACCTGTAGAAGACACCCCAGTGGCCGAAGACCTGGTAGCCGACAAGCCTGTTGCAGATATCGTTGTAGCTGGGGCATTTGTAGCCAAGGAACCAGTTGTGGACTCCCCTGTTGCTGATGCTCCGCTAGTAGACGCCCCTGTCATGGCAGATGAAGTCCCAGACACAGAGGCCCTCATGGCGGACATGCCACTGGTGGAAGACACGGCTTACATGGATCTGGAGGCCCTGATAACAGAAGCCGTGATTAAAGAGTTGTCTGCCCAGGTGGAGGAGGAAGACCTCGCTAAAGAGACCGAGATTCAGGACGCCATCTTGAAAGATTTGGCTGACCAGGAGGCCCTTGAAAAAGCGATGGAGCCCATTGAAGAGGAGGCAGAAGCAGAAGCTCCAGCGGAGGATCCAGCCAGCCCTTTGGTACCTGTCGTCGAAGCCCAGGAAGAGGACTCTGACTGGGGCTTGGTTTCCATCAGAGAGAGCCTCCAGGCAGCCAATGGATACTTTGACTCCCTGGTAGAATTGATGGGGGGACGCAATGGATTGTGTCAGTACAAATGCAAATACG GTAAGACACCTGTGCATCGCATTGGTTATGTGACCCCAGAGCCCAATGGTTGCAGCTCTGACCTCCTAGGATTCCAGGTACCAGATAGT TTTGACATGGGCATCCCAGCCATGACTCAGTGCTGTAACCAGCTGGACAGTTGCTATGACACCTGTGGCTCCAACAAAAACCTCTGTGATTCCAAGTACCGCTCGTGTCTCCACGCTATTTGCTCTGACCTGAAGAAGAGCCTGGGGCTTGTGTCAAAGGTCAAAG cCTGTGAGTCTGTAGCAGATGCTCTGTACAACACAGTGTGGACGCTGGGCTGCAGATCCTTCATGAACAGCCAGAGGGAAGCATGTtactgtgagagagaggagagggacgagCTGTAG